Genomic DNA from Bryobacter aggregatus MPL3:
GCAACAGCAACAGATGCAAACTTACTACGATAACTTCGGCGGAGGCTGGGGTTGGCGCGGATTCGGTGGAATGAGTTCCGGTCGATCCGTCACCAGTGTGGACTACATCCCCGTTGGCAATTTGACCGTCGATATCTTCGATGCACAATCGAAGAAACTCATCTGGCGCGGAGGGGCGAGTAAAGTCCTCTCCAACAAGCCCGAAAAGAACGAAAAGAACCTAAAGCAGACCGTGAAAGATCTGTTTAAGAAATTTCCCCCGATGCCCAAAGGCTAGACTTCCGTCCTCTGGAAGAACAAAGGCCGACCTTTCAGGGTCGGCCTTTGTTCTTGAGTGCAATCCGGATTTAGCTGCAGCCGCTGGTGGAACCGCAATTGCCACACTTATAGCAGCTCCCATTGCGAGTCATCATGCCACCGCACTCCGCACACGACGGGGCATCCGCAACACTGGGCCCAAAGAGTTCCTTTTGGGGATTCTCTTCGGTCGGCTTCAAGGTCGTTGCCTCTCCAGCCTCGCCCAAGGCGTATTCCGGCCCCATAAACTTCGCGCCCATCCAACGGAAGA
This window encodes:
- a CDS encoding DUF4136 domain-containing protein: MNPWIKTAFASTAAIAILMAADVVTDYDKSVDFSRYKTYSWLKVRANSELWKDRIEADIDQELMSKGWQKVDTGGDAAVTAIGATRQQQQMQTYYDNFGGGWGWRGFGGMSSGRSVTSVDYIPVGNLTVDIFDAQSKKLIWRGGASKVLSNKPEKNEKNLKQTVKDLFKKFPPMPKG